A window of Apium graveolens cultivar Ventura chromosome 8, ASM990537v1, whole genome shotgun sequence contains these coding sequences:
- the LOC141680684 gene encoding uncharacterized protein LOC141680684 translates to MWKNRNELIWQQRSREHTDLVQSAFSVLNQWKSVQDRTFDRFLGHMTNEDGAEHWSSPMPGRVKVNTDAAVFEDTTCFSYAFVARDQEGVLIEARSRCSFGRPDPELAEAMGIREALTWIKNFSYANVTVESDCLQVVQAIRSSFLYYSYLGRVIKECRVLLASLESKSIKLIFVKRSANNIAHYLAKHNCSIADRRWRVGDIHPELHYVLLNDLSNE, encoded by the coding sequence ATGTGGAAGAATAGAAATGAGCTCATTTGGCAGCAACGAAGTAGGGAGCATACAGACTTGGTGCAGTCGGCGTTCTCAGTCCTTAACCAGTGGAAAAGTGTTCAGGATCGAACTTTCGATCGATTTTTAGGTCACATGACTAATGAAGACGGTGCAGAACACTGGAGCTCACCTATGCCAGGAAGAGTTAAGGTAAATACAGACGCAGCCGTTTTTGAGGACACTACTTGCTTCAGTTATGCATTTGTCGCTCGTGACCAGGAAGGAGTATTGATAGAAGCTAGATCAAGGTGTTCATTTGGTAGACCAGACCCGGAGCTAGCAGAAGCCATGGGTATTCGCGAAGCTTTAACTTGGATAAAGAACTTCTCTTATGCCAATGTGACGGTGGAATCTGATTGCCTGCAGGTTGTACAAGCCATTCGCAGCTCTTTCTTGTATTACTCATACTTAGGAAGAGTAATAAAAGAGTGTCGAGTATTACTAGCAAGTTTGGAAAGTAAAAGCATTAAGCTTATTTTTGTAAAACGGTCTGCGAACAATATTGCTCACTACCTAGCGAAGCACAATTGTTCCATTGCTGATCGTAGATGGAGGGTAGGAGATATCCATCCCGAGTTACATTATGTACTGTTAAATGATTTGAGTAATgaataa